One part of the Sphingobacterium sp. LZ7M1 genome encodes these proteins:
- a CDS encoding FecR family protein translates to MANHKDSIKKELLDKYISGNCTEFEKAQVEDWYLNINTDGKDLSDAEIIDDLIEIQGKLNLITKKKDKKGTYLLLAAASIIVALCFVFLWNNKIVPQKNRTQYVVTKGENVMPGSKKAYLSLDGQASIPLDEDNNGIVSSNSSIHYADGTKISELNVAQSVTISTPAAGQFQVTLPDGTKVWLNALSSISFPSVFDKSERKVSIKGEVYFDVFRDEKKPFTVNADRQIIEVLGTSFNINSYEDNDNTYTTLISGSLAVKNPSLDNKVILKPGQQAVSNINSLPKVSSVNVEEIYSWKDGMYILNNEPLNEFAKKIERWYDVKVDMGKHGSKRLSAIIPRNAILSEVLAAIELKTGIKFYVEERRVMVKS, encoded by the coding sequence ATGGCGAATCATAAAGATTCTATAAAAAAGGAACTATTAGATAAATATATATCTGGTAATTGTACTGAGTTTGAAAAAGCTCAAGTTGAGGATTGGTATCTAAATATTAATACAGATGGCAAAGACCTCTCTGACGCGGAAATAATTGATGACCTAATCGAAATCCAAGGAAAACTTAATTTAATCACTAAAAAGAAGGATAAAAAGGGGACTTACCTCTTGTTAGCTGCTGCATCTATAATTGTTGCTTTGTGTTTTGTCTTTCTATGGAATAATAAAATAGTTCCTCAAAAAAACCGAACTCAATATGTCGTTACTAAAGGTGAAAATGTTATGCCTGGATCAAAGAAGGCATATCTATCTTTAGATGGGCAGGCTTCAATTCCATTGGACGAGGACAATAACGGTATAGTTTCATCAAATTCTTCCATTCATTATGCAGATGGTACTAAAATAAGTGAATTAAATGTTGCCCAATCTGTCACTATATCTACACCTGCTGCCGGTCAATTTCAGGTTACACTTCCTGATGGTACCAAAGTTTGGTTGAATGCACTTTCTTCTATCAGTTTTCCATCCGTATTTGATAAAAGTGAGCGAAAAGTAAGCATCAAGGGTGAAGTCTATTTTGATGTTTTTAGAGATGAAAAGAAACCCTTTACTGTAAATGCAGACAGGCAAATCATTGAAGTATTAGGGACAAGTTTTAACATTAATTCTTATGAGGACAATGATAATACCTATACAACGCTTATCTCGGGTAGTCTAGCCGTGAAAAATCCTAGCCTAGACAATAAAGTTATTTTGAAGCCGGGACAACAAGCCGTTTCTAATATAAACTCGCTTCCTAAGGTGAGTTCTGTCAATGTCGAAGAGATTTACTCTTGGAAGGATGGGATGTATATATTGAATAATGAACCCCTAAATGAATTTGCAAAAAAAATAGAAAGATGGTATGATGTCAAAGTTGACATGGGTAAGCATGGATCAAAACGTCTTTCAGCAATAATTCCAAGGAATGCAATCTTATCGGAGGTTCTGGCAGCAATTGAATTGAAGACAGGTATTAAGTTTTATGTTGAAGAAAGGAGGGTTATGGTAAAATCTTAA
- a CDS encoding pitrilysin family protein, with amino-acid sequence MDHKIFQLDNGLRVLFQPHSSSITHICLIVDVGSRHEEFGKFGTAHFIEHLLFKRTERRSTNQILNRLESVGGDLNAYTTKEYTCIHASFLNPYLERALDLFEDILFHSVFPEEEMDKEKEVILDEMASYLDSPEESIMDDFEDQVFKDTGLGHNILGLEEDLKAIQQDDIKRFIDQHYDTSKIVIAISGNYSDKKVLKIANKCFGNPNNHQWIHAAEDMRKPEVALIEKERPINQAHVVLGGPAFGIHDDRKTGLLLLNNLLGGYGMSNILNLNIREKYGIAYTIESNYSLYSDTGLFSIYFGTDAEKVDKTLKLIYKELTKLKEQALSAQALEKAKNKFKGQIALAEENRMSLLIAEAKNILDYDRVVGLPEVFEKIDLVSSKEILDIANEVFSKENLSSLSFLPED; translated from the coding sequence ATGGATCATAAGATATTCCAACTTGACAACGGGTTGCGAGTTTTGTTTCAGCCTCATTCCTCTTCCATAACGCATATTTGTTTGATTGTGGATGTCGGATCTAGGCATGAGGAGTTTGGTAAGTTTGGAACGGCTCATTTTATTGAACACCTGTTATTCAAGCGTACGGAACGTAGGAGCACCAATCAGATCTTAAACCGATTGGAGTCTGTTGGGGGCGACTTAAACGCATATACGACCAAGGAATATACTTGTATACATGCCTCTTTTTTAAATCCTTATCTCGAGAGGGCATTGGACCTATTCGAAGACATCCTATTTCACTCCGTATTTCCGGAGGAGGAGATGGATAAGGAGAAAGAAGTCATCTTGGATGAGATGGCATCCTATCTCGATAGTCCTGAGGAGTCCATTATGGATGATTTTGAAGATCAAGTCTTCAAGGACACTGGACTAGGCCACAATATCCTCGGACTTGAAGAGGACTTAAAGGCTATTCAACAAGACGATATCAAGCGATTCATTGACCAACATTATGACACTTCCAAGATTGTAATTGCCATTTCAGGTAATTACTCGGATAAAAAGGTGCTCAAGATAGCCAATAAATGCTTTGGCAATCCAAATAATCACCAATGGATTCATGCAGCTGAAGATATGCGAAAGCCCGAAGTTGCTTTGATCGAAAAAGAAAGACCCATCAATCAAGCCCATGTAGTATTAGGTGGACCAGCTTTTGGAATCCATGATGACAGAAAAACTGGCCTCTTGCTATTGAACAATCTATTAGGGGGCTATGGGATGTCCAATATCCTGAACCTCAATATCCGTGAAAAATACGGGATTGCTTATACCATTGAATCCAACTACAGTCTTTATTCAGACACTGGCTTGTTCAGTATCTATTTCGGTACGGATGCTGAAAAAGTAGACAAGACCTTAAAGTTGATTTATAAGGAATTGACTAAATTAAAGGAACAGGCATTGAGTGCACAGGCACTAGAAAAGGCGAAGAATAAATTTAAGGGGCAGATTGCACTCGCAGAAGAAAATAGGATGAGCCTATTGATCGCAGAAGCAAAAAACATCTTAGATTATGATCGTGTTGTTGGCCTACCTGAAGTATTTGAAAAAATTGATTTGGTAAGCTCCAAAGAGATTTTAGATATAGCAAATGAGGTTTTCAGTAAAGAAAATCTTTCATCTCTTTCTTTTCTACCTGAAGATTAA
- a CDS encoding RagB/SusD family nutrient uptake outer membrane protein — MKTIIRIILISQVVLLFSCKKDTYLDRFPLSSISEPTFFKNENDLMLYANQFYPSLPAQNFIQDNQSDDKVPSSINNFLAGQYVVPTADASYNWTNIRNVNYFLQRYMNAEASQAVKNQYAGEVRFFRALFYWGLTKRYGDVAWYSKDLTEDSPELYAPRTSRNIVMDSILADLNFAVENIPADNVSAGRIHKYAAAALKARICLWEGTRRKYFNVEGSEKYLQEALKATDLIMDSKKFSLFTTGNPKTDYYNLFIQQELNSNPESILGRRFLQSILMNGISRTLGESGTGYSKDFVQNYLCIDGLPTALSPQYKGEDTPENEFANRDPRAQQTIATKGFVLLQNSDGSKDVIDLPRIGTNTANTGYQLIKGRSSDPAMWQANQSTLDFFIFRYAEILLIYAEAKAELGLATQADIDKSINLLRKRVGMADMTISTLKRDPNSSFPEVSVLIDEIRRERRVELADEGFRFDDLLRWKAGKRIEKPETILGMKLTPELKAKYPASQVNGIIVNQNNYVRLYTSIEKRLWDDKMYLFPIPLEEISLNPNLTQNPGWK; from the coding sequence ATGAAAACTATAATAAGAATTATATTAATAAGTCAAGTGGTTTTGCTTTTCTCATGCAAAAAAGACACTTATTTAGATAGGTTTCCGCTTTCTTCAATTTCGGAACCCACGTTTTTTAAGAATGAAAATGATCTGATGCTTTATGCAAATCAGTTTTATCCTTCACTACCTGCTCAAAATTTTATCCAGGACAATCAGTCTGATGATAAGGTGCCAAGTAGTATCAATAACTTTTTAGCTGGTCAATATGTGGTTCCTACAGCGGATGCTTCTTACAATTGGACGAATATCAGGAACGTAAATTATTTTTTACAGCGATATATGAATGCTGAAGCTTCACAAGCTGTCAAAAATCAATATGCAGGTGAGGTCAGGTTTTTTAGAGCCTTATTTTATTGGGGATTAACAAAAAGATATGGCGATGTGGCATGGTACAGTAAAGATTTGACGGAAGACAGCCCTGAACTATATGCCCCAAGAACATCCCGTAATATTGTCATGGATTCTATTTTAGCTGACCTAAATTTTGCAGTAGAAAATATTCCTGCAGATAATGTTTCAGCTGGAAGAATTCATAAATATGCAGCAGCGGCCTTAAAAGCTAGAATATGTTTATGGGAAGGCACAAGGAGGAAATATTTTAATGTTGAAGGAAGTGAGAAATATTTGCAGGAAGCCTTGAAGGCAACAGATCTGATTATGGATTCAAAGAAATTCTCACTCTTCACAACAGGAAATCCTAAGACGGATTATTATAATCTGTTCATCCAACAAGAATTAAATAGTAATCCAGAGTCTATTTTAGGACGCCGGTTTTTACAAAGTATATTGATGAATGGAATCAGTAGGACTTTAGGTGAATCTGGGACAGGATATAGTAAAGATTTTGTTCAGAATTACCTTTGTATAGATGGATTACCTACGGCTTTGAGCCCTCAATATAAAGGTGAGGATACCCCTGAAAATGAATTTGCAAATAGAGATCCGAGAGCACAACAGACTATTGCTACCAAAGGGTTTGTACTTTTGCAAAATAGCGATGGTTCTAAAGATGTCATTGATCTTCCAAGAATTGGGACCAATACGGCTAATACGGGCTATCAGTTGATAAAAGGGAGAAGTTCCGATCCAGCAATGTGGCAAGCGAATCAATCGACTTTGGATTTCTTTATATTTCGATATGCAGAGATTTTGCTGATCTATGCGGAAGCAAAGGCGGAACTGGGCCTTGCCACACAGGCAGACATTGACAAAAGCATTAATCTATTGAGAAAAAGGGTCGGGATGGCTGATATGACCATATCAACCTTAAAGCGTGATCCTAATTCTTCATTTCCCGAAGTGTCTGTTTTAATCGATGAAATTAGAAGGGAAAGAAGGGTGGAATTGGCCGATGAAGGATTCAGGTTTGATGACCTATTAAGATGGAAGGCTGGTAAACGAATTGAAAAGCCAGAAACAATACTGGGGATGAAGCTAACGCCCGAGCTGAAAGCAAAATATCCCGCTTCTCAA
- the fabD gene encoding ACP S-malonyltransferase: MKTAYIFPGQGAQFVGMGKDLYDSNEDSKALFEKANEILGFRITDIMFNGTEEDLKQTKVTQPAIFLHSVILAKALGDSFQPAMVAGHSLGEFSALVSAGALSFEDGLKLVSKRANAMQKATELEPGTMAAILGLDDVIVEEVCEQVDDIVVAANYNCPGQLVISGSVSGVDKACEKLLEAGAKRALKLNVGGAFHSPLMEAAKQELEAAILDVEIQVPVCPIYQNYDALPYQDPTAIKDNLIAQLTGAVRWTQSVETMLADGAESFVEVGPGTVLQGLVKKVNRQIPTSSASIAE, from the coding sequence ATGAAAACAGCATATATTTTTCCTGGCCAAGGCGCACAATTTGTGGGCATGGGTAAGGACTTATACGACTCAAACGAAGATTCAAAGGCTTTATTCGAAAAAGCCAATGAAATTTTAGGCTTCCGTATCACCGACATCATGTTCAATGGAACTGAAGAGGATCTGAAACAAACTAAAGTAACCCAACCAGCTATCTTTTTGCATTCTGTGATTTTAGCTAAGGCCTTGGGCGATAGCTTTCAGCCAGCAATGGTTGCAGGACACTCCTTAGGTGAATTCTCTGCATTGGTTTCTGCAGGAGCACTATCTTTTGAAGATGGATTGAAATTGGTTTCTAAGCGTGCTAATGCAATGCAAAAAGCAACAGAATTGGAACCGGGAACCATGGCTGCTATCTTAGGTTTGGACGATGTAATTGTAGAAGAGGTTTGTGAACAAGTTGATGATATCGTCGTTGCAGCAAATTATAACTGTCCAGGACAATTGGTTATTTCAGGATCTGTTTCTGGTGTTGACAAGGCTTGCGAAAAACTATTGGAAGCAGGTGCTAAACGTGCTTTAAAGTTAAACGTAGGTGGTGCATTCCACTCGCCATTGATGGAAGCAGCAAAACAGGAATTGGAAGCTGCTATCTTGGATGTTGAAATCCAAGTTCCGGTTTGTCCTATTTATCAAAACTACGATGCATTGCCTTACCAAGATCCTACAGCAATTAAAGATAACCTGATTGCTCAATTGACTGGTGCAGTACGTTGGACACAATCTGTAGAGACCATGTTAGCAGATGGTGCTGAAAGTTTTGTAGAGGTTGGACCAGGTACGGTGCTTCAGGGGTTGGTTAAGAAAGTTAATCGTCAGATCCCAACTTCTTCAGCATCTATCGCTGAGTAA
- a CDS encoding TonB-dependent receptor: protein MLSLGNIRAQQVSLNYNNTNLKSILIDISKQSSYTFIYDEKDLDVNSVFSVNVKNKSISEALNVLFNGKAIKYQIKGRSIALTSNTEFERTKPEVKEIDQTRVVSGKVMNESGENLSAVSVLVKGTSQGTSTDIDGKFAIEVPSENSVLVFSSMGYQSQEVSTQGKNQLSVVLKTVSSDLEEVVVVGFGSQRKENLTGAVSTVSAKKLEDRPIANLGQGLQGLVPNLNISSANGKPGTGSSFNIRGTGSINSGTATPLILVDGVQRDPNSIDPSDVENVTVLKDAAAAAIYGGRAAYGVILIQTKNPKSQKPQISYSGEYTMSRPTKMAEYINSVDYIRMHREANRNGQDGGTTATEAFTVEDSIRAEAYFNDPANNLPVYVDPGNPAKYRYVGNTDWIKEQYPGFEPMQRHNLSLQGGQGSTSVIASLGYLGQKGLFKEAGQKYERLNPSLKVNSDITDWLTITGNFALTHISDKEAAGVVTGGTSSGWISGDLRPIMPIRHPDGNFAGQGSFTNPFAVAANNGKRKRYSNDLWLTGGVKIKPIKNVSIVADYTWNAYNNFNQSHQIPFKEYGVNGILLGTFPWTSPSSVSETTDNHNYFALNAFATYENTFAEKHYFKAMLGVNQESNHYKRLGVFANNLVDPTKPAINLNNDPRPSITGAENEWALFGTVFRLNYIFNSKYLLEINGRYDGSSRFSSKTRYVFTPSISAGWRISEEGFMEGIRDVVNDLKLRGSYGELPNQGFDQNQLYSAANFYPYIPTMPINNSLSYIFGNQTGVGVLAPGLVRNDFTWEKSATTNFGLDFTFLNNRLSGSFDVYERRTRDMLVGGVPLPAVLGTASPNQNAGTLITKGWELSIGWNDQINEDLSYDLLLSFADNHSKLTKYPLNTSQIFSNWYEGKLDGEIWGFETQGFFTSQQEIDSAPNQSQIWGGAWRPGDIRYADLNNDGKIDFGNNTVSNPGDRRIIGNSTPRYSFGLNLGVNYKSFDFTAFLQGIGKRDAWISNSAFWGFTSEWNVPFIYATDYWTPENQDAFFPRLRFGNGGNSQTQTGYLQDASYLRVKQLTIGYTLPQVWANKVKLSRVRAYLSGQNLFTFTKLFDAFDPEVFNFQDAPQTRSFAFGLQLGF from the coding sequence ATGCTTTCATTAGGAAACATTAGAGCACAACAGGTTAGCTTAAATTATAATAATACTAATCTAAAAAGCATCTTGATTGACATTAGTAAGCAATCAAGTTATACATTTATCTACGATGAAAAGGACTTAGATGTAAATTCTGTTTTTTCAGTTAATGTTAAGAACAAAAGCATTTCTGAGGCTTTAAACGTCTTGTTCAATGGCAAAGCCATAAAGTATCAAATTAAAGGAAGATCAATTGCCTTAACAAGTAATACCGAATTTGAGCGTACTAAGCCAGAAGTAAAAGAAATTGACCAAACACGTGTTGTTTCTGGGAAAGTCATGAACGAAAGTGGTGAAAATCTTTCCGCAGTCAGTGTGTTGGTTAAAGGTACTTCCCAAGGGACCAGTACCGATATAGATGGAAAGTTCGCTATAGAAGTTCCTTCTGAAAACTCCGTATTGGTATTCAGTTCCATGGGCTATCAGAGTCAAGAAGTTTCAACCCAAGGGAAAAATCAACTTTCAGTGGTTCTAAAAACGGTGAGCAGTGATCTGGAAGAAGTTGTAGTCGTTGGATTTGGATCTCAAAGGAAGGAAAATTTAACGGGAGCAGTAAGTACGGTAAGTGCTAAAAAATTGGAAGATCGACCAATTGCAAATCTCGGACAGGGTTTGCAGGGATTAGTTCCAAATCTAAATATTTCGTCTGCTAATGGAAAACCAGGCACAGGTTCCTCATTCAATATCAGAGGGACAGGGTCCATAAACAGTGGCACGGCAACCCCTCTGATCCTTGTTGATGGTGTACAAAGGGATCCGAATTCAATTGACCCATCCGATGTTGAGAATGTTACCGTCCTAAAGGATGCCGCAGCTGCCGCAATTTATGGGGGTAGGGCCGCATATGGGGTGATATTGATCCAAACCAAAAATCCTAAAAGTCAAAAACCACAAATAAGCTATTCAGGAGAGTATACCATGTCTAGGCCGACAAAAATGGCAGAGTATATTAATTCCGTTGATTATATCAGAATGCATAGGGAAGCCAATAGAAATGGTCAGGATGGAGGAACAACCGCTACAGAAGCTTTTACAGTTGAAGATTCAATCCGGGCCGAGGCATATTTCAATGACCCTGCAAATAATTTACCTGTTTATGTAGATCCCGGAAACCCTGCAAAATACAGATACGTTGGGAACACCGATTGGATAAAAGAACAGTATCCAGGTTTTGAGCCCATGCAAAGGCATAATTTATCCTTGCAAGGAGGACAGGGTTCAACATCTGTTATTGCTTCGCTAGGTTATCTTGGTCAGAAAGGCCTTTTTAAGGAGGCTGGTCAAAAATATGAACGCTTGAATCCTTCCTTGAAAGTTAATTCTGATATTACAGATTGGCTTACAATAACTGGGAATTTTGCCTTGACACACATCTCTGATAAAGAAGCAGCGGGAGTGGTTACAGGCGGGACATCTAGTGGATGGATTTCTGGAGATTTAAGACCGATAATGCCTATCAGGCATCCTGATGGAAATTTCGCTGGACAAGGTAGTTTTACCAATCCATTTGCTGTGGCTGCAAATAATGGAAAAAGGAAAAGATATTCCAATGACTTATGGTTAACGGGAGGGGTGAAAATTAAACCAATAAAAAATGTCTCCATTGTGGCCGACTATACTTGGAACGCCTACAATAATTTTAATCAAAGTCATCAAATTCCATTTAAGGAATATGGTGTAAATGGGATATTATTAGGGACGTTTCCATGGACTAGCCCATCTTCCGTTTCTGAAACCACAGACAATCACAATTATTTTGCATTGAATGCTTTTGCTACTTATGAAAACACCTTTGCTGAAAAGCATTATTTTAAGGCCATGCTTGGGGTTAACCAAGAAAGTAACCATTATAAAAGACTAGGTGTTTTTGCGAATAATTTAGTAGATCCTACAAAACCTGCTATAAATCTAAATAATGATCCTAGACCAAGCATCACTGGTGCTGAAAACGAATGGGCTCTATTTGGAACGGTATTTAGGCTGAACTATATTTTTAACAGTAAATATTTGCTAGAAATAAATGGCAGATATGATGGTTCGTCCAGATTCTCATCAAAAACCCGATATGTTTTCACCCCTTCGATTTCTGCAGGTTGGAGAATTTCGGAAGAAGGTTTTATGGAAGGGATAAGGGATGTTGTGAATGATCTAAAACTTAGAGGATCCTATGGTGAATTACCAAATCAAGGATTCGATCAAAATCAGCTTTATTCCGCAGCGAATTTCTATCCATATATTCCAACAATGCCAATCAATAATAGTCTGAGCTATATTTTTGGCAATCAAACCGGAGTTGGCGTATTGGCCCCAGGATTAGTTAGGAATGACTTTACTTGGGAAAAGTCTGCAACAACAAACTTCGGGCTGGACTTTACATTTCTAAACAATCGTTTATCAGGATCTTTTGATGTATATGAAAGAAGAACTAGGGATATGCTAGTTGGAGGTGTTCCGCTACCCGCTGTTTTAGGAACTGCGTCTCCAAACCAAAATGCTGGGACTTTAATTACCAAAGGTTGGGAACTAAGTATAGGATGGAACGATCAAATTAATGAAGACCTTTCTTATGATCTCTTATTGTCTTTCGCTGACAACCATTCTAAGCTTACAAAATACCCACTTAACACGAGTCAAATTTTCAGCAATTGGTATGAAGGCAAATTAGATGGAGAAATTTGGGGTTTTGAAACTCAAGGCTTTTTTACAAGTCAACAGGAAATAGATTCGGCCCCTAACCAGAGTCAAATTTGGGGAGGTGCTTGGAGACCTGGAGATATTAGATATGCAGACCTAAATAATGATGGGAAGATTGACTTTGGCAATAATACGGTTTCCAATCCTGGTGATAGGAGGATAATCGGTAATTCTACTCCTCGTTATTCATTTGGATTGAATTTAGGGGTAAATTATAAAAGCTTTGATTTCACTGCTTTCCTACAGGGTATCGGCAAGCGAGATGCTTGGATAAGCAATAGTGCATTTTGGGGATTTACCAGTGAATGGAATGTTCCTTTTATATATGCCACCGATTACTGGACTCCTGAGAATCAAGATGCTTTTTTCCCAAGGCTTCGTTTTGGAAATGGAGGAAACTCACAGACTCAAACCGGTTACCTACAGGACGCCTCTTATCTGAGGGTGAAACAATTGACGATAGGATATACTCTTCCTCAAGTTTGGGCTAATAAGGTAAAACTTAGCCGAGTAAGAGCTTATTTATCAGGTCAAAATCTATTTACTTTCACCAAACTTTTCGATGCGTTTGATCCTGAAGTTTTCAATTTCCAAGACGCACCTCAAACTAGGTCATTTGCGTTTGGACTACAATTAGGATTTTAA
- a CDS encoding RNA polymerase sigma factor produces the protein MQNVQNINDLFLLQKLKDGDNIAFQELYNKYFGTLYLHVYQKLKDREVAKDIVHDLFISIWQKRADLSINGQVSSYMYAAIRNRVIDYISKEKSKLKYLESLTEPSQQISSETDYLLREKLLAEQIESVLDRLSPRVKEVFELSRKEYLSHKEIANKLNISEHSVRGYIKLALRLLKMKFGSILYLMLIFFCKYL, from the coding sequence ATGCAAAATGTCCAAAATATTAATGATTTATTTCTTCTTCAGAAATTGAAAGATGGAGATAATATTGCTTTTCAAGAGCTTTACAACAAGTATTTTGGCACATTATATTTGCATGTCTATCAAAAATTGAAAGATCGAGAAGTCGCAAAAGACATAGTCCATGATTTATTTATAAGTATTTGGCAAAAACGGGCTGACCTTTCCATTAATGGCCAAGTTTCTTCCTATATGTATGCGGCAATTAGAAATAGAGTTATTGACTATATTTCTAAAGAAAAATCTAAGTTAAAATATTTAGAAAGCCTCACTGAGCCTAGTCAACAAATATCCTCAGAAACTGATTATTTATTGCGTGAAAAACTACTTGCTGAACAAATCGAAAGTGTTCTGGATAGGTTATCCCCTAGGGTTAAGGAAGTTTTTGAATTAAGTAGAAAGGAATATTTAAGTCATAAAGAAATAGCCAATAAGCTAAATATTTCTGAACACAGTGTTAGAGGATATATTAAACTAGCACTGAGATTGTTGAAAATGAAGTTTGGGAGCATTCTTTACCTGATGTTGATTTTCTTTTGTAAATATTTATAA